Proteins co-encoded in one Capsicum annuum cultivar UCD-10X-F1 chromosome 9, UCD10Xv1.1, whole genome shotgun sequence genomic window:
- the LOC124887130 gene encoding mitochondrial outer membrane import complex protein METAXIN-like, which produces MEEAKEREKLTLVTRKSYFGLPTSFPNCLPVYAYLKFSNTLFDLDFNLINPDSDQIPYVEYSTYVAYNNEKGGVICSLIKDGFVDLDSQVRGIPEWISAKAMVDSWLADAIIYKLWVGSDGTFAHKIY; this is translated from the coding sequence ATGGAAGAAGCAAAGGAAAGAGAGAAACTGACGCTGGTGACTCGAAAATCCTATTTCGGATTACCCACTTCTTTCCCCAACTGTTTGCCCGTTTACGCTTATCTCAAATTCTCCAACACTCTATTTGATTTGGATTTCAATCTCATTAACCCTGATTCTGATCAAATACCTTATGTCGAATACAGTACATACGTAGCCTACAACAATGAGAAGGGTGGAGTTATATGCAGTTTAATCAAAGATGGTTTCGTGGATTTAGATTCTCAAGTTCGTGGTATACCTGAATGGATATCAGCAAAGGCTATGGTTGATTCATGGCTTGCAGATGCCATCATTTATAAACTTTGGGTGGGTTCTGATGGAACTTTTGCACACAAGATCTATTAA
- the LOC107842505 gene encoding uncharacterized protein LOC107842505, whose amino-acid sequence MGFKKVYKALQEIFPEVDSRILRAVAIEHCKDADTAVEVVLSEVIPCLTKLPSTFFEHSGVTVKSSEAAVDANGAQIDAVLLHNTKDSDELQNGLSFYDAGCGHHQTIEDTDGASLQHYHDAVGGDHLPFEINGGGTPVTMEKLNKSNDNVGAHGSCQVTSVMSNAEGRARDDVYEKCAHLLIENEKCGHTASPEATSFKVNKHNGAEDAGNQLCLPAEGVAPHNTLEGTDNSPCDGPNALLHKSIHEEVSSMDNQDMEHPESQVVPLNVQTSTLFGSESSTEFVVAPDADNSDLEKTELNDSVDATCNRDLAGKIIGNEEESMPNSVVTASGQICSIDLLEDMMTEAKSNKKTLFSAVESVICLMREVELQEEAAEQAKLEAANGGLDILRRVEDLKEMLWHAKEANDMHTGEVYGEKAILATEVKELQSRLLSLADERDKSLAVLDEMRQTLEVRMAATEKEMKAAEQERLDKEEVARKALAEQETIMEKVVQEANILKQEAEENAKLRDFLVDRGRVVDTLQGEISVICQDVRLLKEKFDDRVPLSKSLCSSQTSCILASSSSSLKSMVPDQVPDSADLLHVPEKADTVSCNEEEHKASEDVKSVIYNTDLLDDGWEIFDNRELCV is encoded by the exons ATGGGATTTAAGAAAGTTTATAAGGCATTGCAGGAGATTTTTCCCGAg GTTGATTCTCGAATTCTTAGAGCTGTTGCTATTGAGCATTGTAAGGATGCTGACACAGCCGTTGAGGTGGTTCTTAGTGAAGTTATCCCCTGCTTGACTAAGCTTCCCTCAACTTTTTTTGAGCATAGTGGGGTAACTGTCAAATCATCTGAAG CTGCAGTAGATGCTAATGGAGCTCAGATTGATGCTGTTCTTCTTCACAATACAAAAGATTCAGATGAACTGCAAAATGGCTTATCATTCTATGATGCTGGTTGTGGACATCATCAAACAATTGAAGATACTGATGGTGCATCCCTTCAGCATTATCATGATGCTGTTGGTGGAGATCATTTGCCGTTTGAAATCAATGGAGGTGGGACACCGGTTACCATGGAGAAGTTGAATAAAAGCAATGACAATGTTGGTGCACACGGATCCTGCCAAGTCACATCTGTCATGTCAAATGCTGAAGGCAGGGCTAGAGATGATGTTTATGAGAAGTGTGCACACTTGCTTATTGAAAATGAGAAATGTGGACACACTGCTAGTCCCGAAGCAACTTCTTTCAAAGTAAACAAACACAATGGAGCTGAAGATGCAGGCAATCAGCTTTGTCTGCCCGCGGAAGGTGTTGCTCCACATAATACCCTTGAAGGGACTGATAACTCACCTTGTGATGGTCCTAATGCACTTCTGCACAAAAGTATACATGAAGAGGTTTCTTCAATGGACAATCAGGACATGGAACATCCTGAGAGTCAGGTTGTGCCCTTGAACGTTCAAACTTCAACATTATTTGGTTCTGAAAGTAGTACAGAATTTGTGGTTGCACCAGATGCGGATAATTCTGATCTAGAAAAAACAGAGCTCAATGATTCTGTAGATGCTACATGTAACAGAGATTTGGCAGGTAAAATTATTGGAAATGAAGAGGAGTCTATGCCAAATTCAGTGGTTACTGCATCTGGTCAAATTTGTAGCATTGACCTTCTTGAAGATATGATGACGGAAGCCAAAAGTAACAAG AAAACACTGTTTTCGGCTGTGGAGTCTGTTATCTGCTTGATGAGAGAAGTTGAACTCCAAGAGGAAGCTGCAGAACAGGCAAAGCTGGAAGCTGCTAATGGGGGACTGGATATTCTTAGGAGGGTAGAGGATCTGAAAGAAATGTTATGGCACGCGAAGGAAGCAAATGATATG CATACTGGTGAAGTATATGGTGAGAAGGCCATCTTAGCTACTGAAGTAAAAGAGCTTCAATCTCGTCTGCTCAGCTTGGCAGATGAAAGGGACAAATCTCTCGCAGTTCTGGATGAG ATGCGTCAGACACTTGAGGTTCGAATGGCTGCTactgaaaaagaaatgaaagcTGCTGAGCAAGAAAGACTAGACAAGGAAGAGGTTGCACGTAAAGCGCTCGCTGAACAGGAAACCATTATGGAAAAAGTTGTGCAAGAGGCCAATATTCTGAAGCAAGAGGCAGAAGAAAATGCCAAG TTGAGGGATTTCCTGGTGGATCGTGGACGTGTTGTTGATACTTTGCA AGGCGAAATATCTGTCATATGCCAAGATGTGAGGTTGTTGAAAGAGAAATTTGATGATCGTGTTCCTCTTAGCAAATCTCTATGTTCCAGTCAGACCAGCTGTATCTTGGCGTCATCAAGTTCATCTTTGAAGAGTATGGTACCAGATCAGGTGCCCGATTCTGCGGATTTGTTGCATGTTCCAGAAAAGGCGGATACTGTATCTTGTAATGAGGAGGAGCACAAGGCATCTGAAGATGTGAAGTCGGTGATCTATAACACCGATCTTCTGGATGATGGATGGGAGATCTTTGACAACCGCGAGCTATGCGTGTGA
- the LOC124887398 gene encoding small polypeptide DEVIL 14: MATLASSMSSLRGSKIRKWQGCSKQVRQQRARLYIIWRCTVLLLCWHD; this comes from the coding sequence ATGGCTACTCTTGCAAGTTCAATGTCATCGTTAAGGGGTTCAAAGATCAGAAAATGGCAAGGATGCTCAAAGCAAGTTAGGCAGCAGAGAGCAAGACTTTACATTATTTGGAGATGTACAGTCCTGCTTCTCTGCTGGCACGACTAA
- the LOC124887397 gene encoding uncharacterized protein LOC124887397 → MTWLFLDDIRIILRPTDNQYLVKLLFEMMILYLYFFAPLKSLVIALIYRRLTCMHVWNIPLLLKNPRIINLIFEFNDCRFTLTQLTEIVNNNDDIQGELDSDEPLQYESSDDDQSSDDEDDNNDENVNGESTLVGVYTGNHSFIAVSYLDHTEESPEELRCMVNEDYFRTPL, encoded by the exons ATGACATGGTTATTTCTGGATGATATCCGAATTATTTTACGTCCAACGGATAACCAATATTTGGTGAAACTCCTATTTGAAATGatgattctttatctttatttcttcGCACCGTTGAAATCTTTGGTAATCGCCTTAATCTACAGACGTTTGACATGTATGCATGTGTGGAACATTCCCCTATTGTTGAAGAACCCACGGATAATAAATTTGATCTTCGA ATTTAATGATTGTAGATTTACACTCACTCAACTCACAGAAATTGTGAACAACAACGACGACATACAAGGGGAGTTGGATAGTGATGAACCTTTACAATATGAATCGTCAGATGATGATCAATCttctgatgatgaagatgataataatgatgaaaatGTTAATGGAGAGTCTACACTCGTTGGTGTCTATACTGGCAATCATTCTTTCATAGCAGTTTCATATTTGGATCATACTGAAGAAAGTCCAGAAGAATTAAGGTGCATGGTCAATGAAGATTATTTTCGGACTCCactttga